A section of the Phaseolus vulgaris cultivar G19833 chromosome 8, P. vulgaris v2.0, whole genome shotgun sequence genome encodes:
- the LOC137825991 gene encoding amino acid transporter AVT1I-like isoform X1, with protein MNGTKILKQILQMVMPPHLSSTLVSMDSMLCQLYQILHKMSKKLSYNSSLIAPLLHNDEEKAIASHPSAKNTVSFFRTCLNGLNTIAGVGILSVPYALATGGWLSLALLFSIAAAAFYTGLLIKRCMDKNSNIRTYPDIGELAFGKTGRLIVSVSMYTELYLVSIGFLILEGDNLSNMFPIGEVQIAGLAISGKQFFVIMVALIILPTVWLDNLSLLSYLSASGVFASAVIILSITWTATVDGVGFHHKGSTLVNWNGLPTAVSLYAFCYCAHPVFPTLYNSMTNKHQFSNVLLVCFIITTVGYASMAVIGYLMFGDEVESQITLNLPLDKVSSKLAIYTTLVNPISKFALMATPITNALKDLLPRTHKNRLTSILVSTVLVMSTTIVALAVPFFGSLMSLVGAFLSVTASILLPCLCYLKISGTYRKFGGETVAIIMIIMAAIVMAISGTYVSLMEIVQHL; from the exons CTATATCAGATCTTGCACAAAATGTCAAAAAAGCTCTCGTACAATTCTTCCTTGATCGCACCTTTGCTTCACAATGATGAGGAGAAAGCCATAGCCTCCCATCCTTCTGCCAAAAATACTGTATCCTTCTTTCGTACCTGCCTTAATGGACTCAATACAATAGCAG GTGTTGGCATTCTCTCAGTTCCATATGCTCTTGCAACAGGAGGCTGGTTAAGCTTGGCTCTTCTGTTTTCTATTGCCGCTGCTGCATTTTACACGGGCCTTCTCATTAAACGATGCATGGACAAGAACTCAAACATTAGAACCTACCCTGATATAGGTGAACTTGCATTTGGAAAGACAGGAAGGCTAATAGTGTCAGTATCCATGTACACCGAACTCTATTTAGTTTCAATAGGATTCTTGATTCTTGAAGGTGATAACTTGAGCAACATGTTCCCCATTGGGGAGGTTCAGATAGCTGGCTTAGCAATTAGTGGGAAGCAATTCTTTGTGATAATGGTTGCCCTTATCATCTTGCCCACAGTTTGGTTGGATAACTTGAGTCTACTCTCTTACTTATCTGCAAGTGGAGTCTTTGCTTCTGCTGTCATCATCCTTTCAATAACATGGACTGCAACAGTTGATGGAGTTGGTTTTCATCATAAAGGAAGTACTCTGGTGAATTGGAATGGTCTCCCCACAGCTGTTAGCTTGTATGCCTTTTGTTACTGTGCACATCCTGTGTTTCCCACATTGTACAATTCTATGACAAACAAACATCAGTTCTCTAAC GTCCTGCTTGTATGTTTTATCATAACCACTGTGGGTTATGCATCCATGGCTGTAATTGGTTATTTAATGTTTGGTGATGAGGTTGAATCACAGATAACATTAAACCTGCCTCTGGACAAAGTTAGCTCAAAATTAGCAATATACACTACCTTGGTTAATCCCATATCCAAGTTTGCTTTGATGGCAACACCTATTACAAATGCTTTGAAAGATTTGCTTCCAAGGACGCACAAGAATAGGTTGACCAGCATCTTAGTAAGCACAGTCTTGGTAATGAGCACTACCATTGTTGCCCTTGCTGTTCCTTTCTTTGGGTCTCTCATGTCCCTGGTTGGAGCCTTTCTAAGTGTCACAGCTTCTATTCTGCTTCCATGCTTGTGCTACTTGAAGATTTCAGGCACTTACAGGAAATTTGGGGGTGAAACGGTAGCCATTATCATGATAATAATGGCTGCTATAGTAATGGCAATTTCTGGGACCTACGTCTCTCTCATGGAAATAGTCCAACATTTGTAA